Proteins from one Primulina huaijiensis isolate GDHJ02 chromosome 18, ASM1229523v2, whole genome shotgun sequence genomic window:
- the LOC140964027 gene encoding uncharacterized protein, whose product MGNWWSDVIEPPPPPPPMVLVPPLFDFPPLAARTRMLESSYNLLFGKLALRCLFEDYFEEAKHFSARIMLKPIDDPHVDLIATVAGPVDHKPEEKIVGNAQFRWQSDVDDPHTFIDLFVSNTEPILLMRSCAYYPKFGFGAFGIFPLLLKQRVSSEDYGVMGLRYGSSNLSFGATVIPFTSGDELPKNAWLVSKMGRLTAGIQYEPKFGSKDGARLKNLENWSCAIGYGLGSGSPLSPSFNFGLELAKNSQFIASFYQHVVVQRRIKNPLEENEIVGITNYIDFGFELQTRVDDVKATNNIQDSTFQVAASWQANKNFLLKGKAGPLSSSIALAFKSWWKPSFTFSLSAVRDRTKRETSFGLGIRVDNIREASYQRADPNFVMLTPNKEHLAEGIHWKIGERPMLQSDVNSGNFDGIPKELRPLNKIL is encoded by the exons ATGGGGAACTGGTGGTCCGATGTCATAGAGCCTCCTCCTCCTCCCCCTCCAATGGTGCTGGTTCCTCCACTCTTCGATTTCCCTCCTCTCGCTGCCCGTACCAG AATGCTGGAATCATCCTACAACTTGTTGTTTGGGAAGCTGGCTTTGAGATGCCTTTTCGAGGATTACTTTGAAGAAGCAAAACATTTTAGCGCCAGGATCATGCTCAAACCGATTGATGATCCTCATGTTGACTTGATTGCCACT GTTGCTGGTCCTGTTGATCACAAACCTGAGGAAAAAATTGTCGGGAATGCACAATTTCGCTGGCAAAG TGATGTTGATGATCCTCACACATTTATTGACCTTTTTGTATCAAACACTGAACC GATTTTGCTGATGAGATCCTGTGCATACTACCCCAAATTTGGGTTTGGAGCATTTGGCATTTTCCCACTGCTTTTGAAACAAAG AGTGTCTTCTGAAGATTATGGTGTTATGGGCTTGAGATATGGCTCTTCAAATCTTTCATTTGGAGCTACAGTAATTCCTTTCACTT CGGGAGATGAACTTCCAAAAAACGCATGGTTGGTTAGCAAGATGGGAAGATTAACTGCCGGCATTCAATATGAACCTAAAT TTGGAAGCAAAGATGGAGCAAGACTCAAAAACTTAGAAAACTGGAGCTGTGCAATTGGTTATGGATTGGGATCAGGCAGTCCATTGAGCCCATCCTTCAATTTTGGACTTGAACTTGCAAAAAATTCACAG TTCATCGCTTCTTTCTATCAGCATGTGGTGGTTCAGAGACGG ATAAAAAATCCACTTGAAGAAAATGAGATCGTTGGAATCACAAATTACATCGACTTCGGTTTTGAGTTACAAACGCG GGTTGATGATGTCAAGGCTACTAACAACATTCAAGATTCAACTTTTCAAGTTGCCGCATCTTGGCAAGCCAATAAAAACTTCTTACTCAAG GGAAAGGCAGGGCCTCTTAGCTCGTCCATTGCTTTAGCTTTCAAATCATGGTGGAAACCTTCCTTCACTTTTAGCTTGTCAG CTGTTAGAGATCGCACAAAGAGGGAGACATCATTTGGATTGGGTATACGTGTCGACAACATTAGAGAAGCAAG TTATCAAAGGGCAGATCCCAATTTCGTGATGCTGACCCCAAACAAAGAGCATTTAGCAGAGGGCATCCACTGGAAAATTGGTGAAAGACCGATGCTCCAATCTGACGTGAATTCTGGAAATTTTGATGGCATACCCAAGGAATTGAGACCcttgaataaaattttgtaa
- the LOC140964029 gene encoding protease Do-like 1, chloroplastic, protein MLCFRQDASTLDVLDRVQDLYGISWATLSQVIMCFRSQVPSIFVFCITGATFSLNPVIISVLVGFRVTRADQTSYDAKVIGFDQDKDVTVLRIHAPKAELRPIPIGLSADLLVGQKIYAIGNPVPIEVLLRGDHLEKVPVVLEPKRDES, encoded by the exons ATGCTTTGTTTTAGGCAGGATGCGTCTACATTGGACGTGTTGGATCGGGTTCAGGATTTGTATGGGATAAGCTGGGCCACATTGTCACAAGTAATCATGTGCTTCAGATCTCAAGTACCTTCAATATTTGTTTTCTGTATTACGGGAGCGACCTTTTCACTAAATCCTGTGATAATTTCCGTCCTTGTTGGGTTCAGGGTCACTCGTGCAGACCAGACCAGTTACGATGCTAAAGTTATTGGGTTTGATCAGGACAAAGATGTTACAGTTCTGCGTATTCATGCTCCAAAAGCCGAGTTGAGACCAATACCTATTGGTTTGTCTGCCGACCTACTTGTTGGTCAAAAAATATATGCAATTGGAAATCCT GTGCCTATTGAAGTGCTGCTACGTGGTGATCACCTGGAAAAGGTTCCTGTAGTCCTCGAACCAAAGCGTGACGAATCCTGA
- the LOC140964028 gene encoding uncharacterized protein produces the protein MQLLADGDPTSLSYWLTWRVLLCVICVLASILVGSYLIWKYEGDGTSNEEGCYNLSWIPCLKQIHPIFLMSFRIISFCLLLVALSCDVAVHGFELFYYYTQWTLSLCVIYFGFGSFLSIHGCFHYPKINNHGKCHVPEDMEKGLYAPLSQGAVDSGVKLSERLNHPGKSHVLLTSEFWGYLFQVLFQITAGAVTLTDVVYWCVIVPFLSIRDYEMSLLTVLVHSLGAVLLLGDTAINSLRFPWFRISYFFWWTGIYVIFQWIIHAFVSIWWPYPFLDLSKPLAPLWYLLVALMHLPCYGIFILIVKMKHLIMSKLFPTCYQCSHNTALQQ, from the exons ATGCAGTTGCTGGCCGACGGTGATCCTACCTCCCTGAGTTATTGGTTGACATGGAGAGTATTGCTCTGTGTCATATGCGTCTTGGCATCAATTCTTGTCGGATCATATCTAATATGGAAATATGAAGGAGACGGGACAAGCAATGAGGAGGGCTGCTATAATCTATCGTGGATCCCTTGTCTGAAACAAATTCACCCAATCTTTTTAATGTCCTTCCGGATCATCTCATTCTGTCTGCTTTTGGTTGCTCTCAGTTGTGATGTTGCTGTACATGGATTTGAATTGTTTTACTACTACACTCA GTGGACTCTCTCTTTATGTGTCATCTATTTTGGG TTTGGATCATTTCTTTCGATTCATGGATGTTTCCACTATCCCAAAATAAATAACCACGGTAAGTGCCATGTGCCCGAGGATATGGAGAAAGGGTTGTatgcacctctgtcacaaggaGCGGTCGACAGTGGAGTAAAATTATCTGAAAGATTAAACCACCCAGGAAAATCCCATGTTCTGCTGACTTCTGAATTTTGGGGTTATCTTTTTCAAGTCTTGTTTCAG ATAACAGCAGGAGCGGTAACACTAACAGATGTTGTTTACTGGTGCGTGATTGTCCCATTTCTGTCAATCAGAGATTATGAGATGAGCTTA TTGACAGTTTTAGTACATTCACTTGGCGCTGTCTTGCTTCTTGGTGACACAGCTATAAATAGTCTG AGATTTCCATGGTTCCGAATTTCCTACTTCTTCTGGTGGACGGGTATCTATGTTATTTTCCAGTGGATCATTCATGCCTTTGTGTCAATTTG GTGGCCAtatccatttcttgacttgtcAAAACCTCTAGCTCCATTGTG GTACTTGTTGGTGGCACTAATGCACCTACCATGCTATGGAATATTTATACTAATTGTGAAAATGAAACACTTGATCATGTCCAAATTGTTCCCTACTTGTTATCAATGCTCCCATAATACCGCTTTACAACAGTGA